In Natrinema amylolyticum, the following are encoded in one genomic region:
- a CDS encoding RNA-guided endonuclease InsQ/TnpB family protein gives MLEIHRTHRANILNHAQVEEPLDWHGWSASKLWNVANYHSRNVWKDTGEIPDHGELKDELKGHTKYKGLHSQSSQRVLEELAESFNSWKEKRKSDNRANPPGYRKKNYYDSQGRRVHEEHPRSTVTWKQNGIRHDATNNRVRLSKGANHKEHPKAWEYILVEYETQPGVSVENLQQVRAVYDKAKERWELHLVCKNEIETPNAPGTETAGVDLGICNFAAVAYSTEQADLYPGNRLKQDGYYFPKEIAKCDDSDGEEAARLYNKWSERRTHFFHSLAKHIIAKCIERGVGQISVGELAGVREAKDGESKNWGRHGNLNLHGWAFDRFTNILEYKAKVKGIKVVEVSERDTSKTCCVCGREDDNQRVERGLYVCEECNAAFNADVNRAENIRLDLNQSNSESSPELGGDRSTGWLAQPEVYLHDLSRGFQPRAEVVDCRP, from the coding sequence ATGCTGGAAATTCACCGCACCCACCGAGCGAACATCCTCAACCACGCACAGGTAGAGGAACCGCTTGACTGGCACGGGTGGAGTGCCAGCAAGCTCTGGAACGTCGCTAACTACCACTCCCGCAACGTGTGGAAGGATACGGGCGAGATTCCCGACCACGGTGAGCTCAAAGACGAGTTGAAAGGTCACACCAAATACAAAGGACTGCACTCACAGTCCAGTCAGCGTGTTCTGGAGGAACTCGCTGAATCCTTCAACTCGTGGAAAGAAAAGAGGAAGTCCGATAATCGAGCGAATCCGCCCGGCTACCGCAAGAAAAACTACTACGACTCACAAGGCCGTCGCGTCCACGAAGAACACCCCCGCAGTACGGTGACGTGGAAACAGAACGGCATTCGCCACGATGCGACGAACAACCGTGTTCGGCTCTCGAAGGGTGCAAATCACAAGGAACATCCGAAAGCGTGGGAGTATATCCTTGTCGAGTACGAAACTCAACCCGGAGTCTCTGTCGAGAATCTGCAACAGGTCAGAGCAGTCTACGACAAAGCAAAGGAGCGGTGGGAACTCCATCTCGTCTGCAAAAACGAGATTGAAACGCCTAACGCTCCCGGCACTGAGACGGCTGGTGTTGACCTCGGTATCTGCAACTTCGCGGCGGTTGCATACAGTACCGAGCAAGCCGACCTGTACCCCGGTAACCGCCTGAAACAGGACGGGTACTACTTCCCGAAAGAAATCGCCAAATGCGACGACTCGGACGGCGAAGAAGCCGCACGACTATACAATAAGTGGTCGGAGCGCCGTACTCACTTTTTCCACAGTCTCGCCAAACACATCATAGCAAAGTGTATAGAGCGTGGAGTGGGCCAAATCAGCGTCGGAGAACTCGCTGGTGTCCGTGAAGCCAAGGACGGCGAGTCAAAGAACTGGGGTCGCCACGGGAACCTTAACTTGCATGGCTGGGCGTTCGACCGCTTCACGAATATCCTCGAATACAAGGCGAAGGTCAAGGGCATCAAAGTCGTAGAAGTGTCAGAGCGCGACACGAGTAAGACGTGTTGTGTCTGTGGTAGAGAAGACGATAATCAGCGTGTTGAACGTGGCCTGTACGTGTGTGAGGAGTGTAACGCAGCGTTCAACGCTGACGTGAATAGGGCGGAGAACATCCGTCTTGACTTGAATCAAAGTAACTCCGAGTCTTCACCCGAATTAGGTGGGGATAGGAGTACCGGCTGGTTGGCACAGCCTGAAGTCTACCTTCATGACCTCTCCCGAGGATTCCAACCTCGGGCAGAGGTGGTAGACTGCAGACCCTAA